The Lolium perenne isolate Kyuss_39 chromosome 6, Kyuss_2.0, whole genome shotgun sequence genome segment TGTACCAAGCCAAATACCAACATGTATAAATGTATAATGAAGGTACAAAAACTATCACGTCCAAGTGCCCATCCATCTCCACTACCTCTGCTATTGGGATACATGTACTTTAGTAACATTTTGGAGGATGCATTTCCAGATGGTTATTTACCAACATGGTTTATGTGTATGTGAACCTTTTGCTAATACCGCTATTTCCATTGCAGATAAAGCAGAGAGATTAATAGCTGAGGCTGCTGGGTATGGTTCACAGTTGGTTGTGTTCCCGGAAGCTTTTATTGGTGGTTATCCTCGTGGATCCACCTTTGGCTTTGGCATCAGTATTAGTCTCACTAACCCAAAAGACAAGGGAAAGGGTGAATTCCAGAAGTATTATGCAGCTTCCATAGAGGTACCTGGTACGTGACAATGTAGTGGAGTATGTCTGCTCTTTATTacagaattttttttatttttcttgaatttgtttacactTAGGTTTTATATTCCTAATACTATTCTGCCCCAATTCGATCTTGTTATTACTTTTTTTATGTGGCTGGATATCTATGCAATATGAAGAACAAATGAGATCTAATTTAGTCATTTTTAGCATGAACTGAAATCAAGGGCGGAGCTACGCTCAAGGTCTGGTGTCAATTGACACCGGCGACCTAAAAAAATACTCAAGGGGATTCCCCTTGCACTAAATTAATGACACCATCGGCCTACTATACTGAAGGCGCAAGCTTAGTACTGATCGTACTGTATATGTACAATCGCCTAACTACGGAGTCATGCCTTTTGTTTATTAGGTACGGGAAGAAGTGAATTATTTTCGTGACCTTTTGGCTCTTTGGAtataaaatgaaaaatcaaacatCTTTTtgcatgtttttctgaacattacgTAAATGTGGTTCCTATAAAACCATCCAAGAGTTTTGAGAAGTAAGGATTTCTTGGACGGTGTCGTCAAAGGTAGATATCCATTTGGTTAGTTTGATGATGAAAATAAACTGAGTATCCGTTTGCTCGTTGTGTTTCCTGATATAAGTGATGATTATTAAGGAGTATAGTTTTTCCAAAAAGTATGGACAATTATCTACCGTAGACCATTGATTGTTTGATACCTGTTCCTGCAGCTCCAGCTTTTATGATCATGTTTTTAGTCTCTGTTATTGATTTTCGCCCAGAAACTCCACATCTTACAAATATTTTGCATGCTCCATTATGTTAATTATTTTGTTAGTTGTAGTGAACAAGTTCTCTGGCTATTTCATTATTGTTGACACTCGGTTTCTTTTCAACTAGCAATATGTATCTTCCTACTGACAGAAAAACCTGCAGGTCCGGAGGTGACACGCTTGGCTGCTATGGCTGGGAAATATAAGGTTTTTTTGGTGATGGGGGTGATTGAGAGGGAAGGTTACACATTGTATTGTTCAGTGCTCTTCTTTGATCCTCTAGGTCGATACCTGGGCAAGCACCGCAAGCTCATGCCAACGGCATTAGAACGTATAATATGGGGATTTGGAGATGGATCAACAATTCCTGTTTATGATACTCCACTTGGAAAGATTGGAGCTCTTATTTGCTGGGAAAATAAGATGCCACTTTTAAGGACCGCTCTGTATGGAAAAGGTAAGACTCTTTTTTTTGGAACATATGCTCTCATGTTGTACGCTAATAGAAGTCTATAACCAACATATCAGGAAGTGTCTTGActtcatgaaatgataatctgaaAACCTTGAAATATGTACTACAAGTCATATGGGTTATGAACAATTGCACTGGCATCTTATATACATCCTCTATTCCATAATGTAGTATGTTTTGGCGAAAATAGTTCGCCAACACATACTGTCTACATTATGGAACACAGGGAGTACTTGAGTTTTTCAGACATTTTCTGTTGTGTGCAGGTATTGAGATATACTGTGCTCCCACGGCTGATTCGAGGCCAGTTTGGCAAGCTTCCATGACACA includes the following:
- the LOC127306985 gene encoding bifunctional nitrilase/nitrile hydratase NIT4; translation: MALVPSGSGSAPVIAEVEMNGGADQGATTVRATVVQASTVFYDTPATLDKAERLIAEAAGYGSQLVVFPEAFIGGYPRGSTFGFGISISLTNPKDKGKGEFQKYYAASIEVPGPEVTRLAAMAGKYKVFLVMGVIEREGYTLYCSVLFFDPLGRYLGKHRKLMPTALERIIWGFGDGSTIPVYDTPLGKIGALICWENKMPLLRTALYGKGIEIYCAPTADSRPVWQASMTHIALEGGCFVLSANQFCRRKDYPPPSEYAFASLGEEPSPDTVVCPGGSVIISPTGEVLAGPNYDGEALITADLDLGEIVRAKFDFDVVGHYARPEVLSLVVNDKPHLPVSFTSAAEKTSIAKSEATAKP